A genome region from Nicotiana tabacum cultivar K326 chromosome 13, ASM71507v2, whole genome shotgun sequence includes the following:
- the LOC107815449 gene encoding putative methyltransferase PMT23: MAIAMQNLFKERKIPFLFTFFLLLIFVTFILISNSQKSPIYLVTDITQPQLNHSINPTPSLQNFKNDNVLSNDTRNDDFEMDNFDWKLCKGSVAVDYIPCLDNLEAIKALKSRRHMEHRERHCPKPSPKCLIPLPDGYKLPVPWPKSRDMIWYNNVPHPKLVEYKKDQNWVVKTGDYLVFPGGGTQFKDGVTNYIESIEKTLPEIEWGKHIRVILDVGCGVASFGGYLLDKNVITMSFAPKDEHEAQIQFALERGIPATLSVIGTQKLAFPDNAYDMIHCARCRVHWDGDGGKPLMELNRILRPGGFFVWSATPVYRDDERDQKVWKAMVALTEAICWKVVKKTFFYSAGVGLVIYQKPVTSSCYDNRKENNPPLCDQNNRPNSSWYAPLDNCLVPLPTSSIGNTYEWPSPWPQRLNSKPQRLSLKADAEEVFDEDTKHWTALVSDVYIGGLAINWSSVRNVMDMNAGYGGFASAIIDRPLWVMNVVPISGPDTLSVIFDRGLIGMYHDWCESFNTYPRTYDLLHSSFLFGNLTQRCDMAEVVVEMDRILRPGGFLLVQDTMQMLNKLSSILRSLHWSVTLHQEQFLVGKKGFWRPNDKVGI; this comes from the exons ATGGCCATAGCCATGCAAAACCTTTTCAAAGAACGCAAAATCCCATTCTTAttcaccttttttcttttattaatctTTGTCACTTTTATCCTCATTTCCAACTCTCAAAAATCCCCTATTTATCTTGTCACCGACATTACTCAACCCCAATTAAATCATAGTATTAATCCAACCCCATCTTTACAAAATTTCAAGAATGATAATGTTCTTTCAAATGATACAAGAAATGATGATTTTGAAATGGATAATTTTGATTGGAAGTTATGTAAAGGTTCAGTTGCAGTTGATTATATACCTTGTCTTGATAATTTGGAGGCAATAAAAGCATTAAAATCAAGAAGACATATGGAGCATAGGGAAAGACATTGTCCTAAGCCAAGTCCAAAGTGTTTGATTCCATTGCCTGATGGGTATAAGTTGCCAGTTCCATGGCCTAAGAGTAGGGATATG ATATGGTACAACAACGTTCCTCATCCTAAGCTTGTGGAATATAAGAAGGACCAGAATTGGGTGGTCAAAACTGGTGATTATCTTGTTTTTCCTGGTGGTGGAACACAGTTCAAGGATGGAGTAACTAACTATATTGAATCCATTGAGAAG ACTTTGCCGGAAATTGAATGGGGAAAGCATATAAGGGTCATTTTAGACGTTGGCTGTGGTGTTGCTAGCTTTGGTGGCTATTTGCTGGATAAAAATGTCATTACTATGTCATTTGCACCAAAGGATGAACACGAGGCTCAAATACAGTTCGCACTCGAGCGTGGGATTCCCGCTACTCTCTCAGTCATTGGAACTCAAAAGCTGGCATTTCCCGATAATGCTTACGATATGATTCATTGTGCAAGATGCAGGGTTCATTGGGATGGAGATG GAGGAAAACCATTGATGGAACTAAACAGAATTCTCAGGCCTGGAGGTTTTTTCGTGTGGTCAGCAACGCCAGTTTATCGGGACGATGAAAGGGATCAGAAAGTCTGGAAAG CTATGGTTGCACTGACTGAAGCAATATGCTGGAAAGTGGTGAAGAAGACTTTTTTTTACTCGGCTGGAGTTGGGCTAGTTATATATCAAAAGCCAGTTACATCTTCCTGTTATGATAATCGCAAAGAAAATAATCCACCCCTATGTGACCAGAACAATAGACCAAATAGTTCATG GTATGCGCCTCTTGATAATTGTCTTGTACCACTCCCCACGAGCAGCATTGGTAATACATATGAGTGGCCTTCACCCTGGCCCCAGAGGCTCAACAGTAAACCTCAACGCCTCTCCCTAAAAGCGGATGCTGAAGAGGTTTTCGACGAGGACACAAAACACTGGACAGCATTGGTTTCTGATGTTTACATAGGCGGCCTTGCAATAAATTGGTCAAGTGTGAGGAACGTGATGGACATGAATGCCGGTTATGGAGG GTTTGCTTCGGCAATTATTGATCGACCCCTATGGGTAATGAATGTCGTTCCCATCAGTGGGCCAGATACTCTCTCCGTTATCTTTGATAGAGGGCTGATTGGTATGTACCACGACTGGTGCGAGTCCTTTAATACCTATCCTCGGACATATGATCTTCTACATTCCAGCTTCCTCTTCGGAAATTTAACTCAAAG ATGTGACATGGCGGAAGTAGTTGTGGAGATGGATAGAATACTGAGACCAGGTGGATTTCTTTTAGTTCAGGACACAATGCAGATGCTTAACAAGCTTAGCTCGATTTTACGTTCGCTCCATTGGTCAGTAACTCTGCATCAAGAGCAGTTTCTTGTTGGTAAGAAAGGCTTTTGGCGTCCAAATGACAAAGTTGGAATATGA